The segment aactcttccaTCCTGaagctgcaaggtactgaacccCTAAGGCGTGTGGATATGGAAAGCTTTAGTGGGGAATTGATATTTAGGAACCAaacaatgactacttacactaagaagctttaaataaataaaaatatcaaaaaaaaacgacttcggaaaccactacaaagtaaaaaataataattgatacacgtttcttcatacataaattatGTATGAACTACTAGAAGTTAATACGTGAAgttcgcccgacttcaacattcATACACGTCTAgaatcaaaagttattttttactttgtaggggttttcgaagtcggtttttttattttttttttctcttaaaGCTACGCCAGATCCTAATCGCCGGAAAGGTAACCGAAGCGCGACGTGGGCCCCGAGTGCTGGACTGCTGGGCTGCAGTGGGCCGGAGCCTGCACCgcggcaggcggcaggcggcaggcggcaggcggcaggcggTATGCATGCTATTGATGTCAAGGTTCCGATATTGAGATCCACGCGATCGATCATGCGACAACATGTCGGGATTATTTCCACTGCCCGATACAACGGATTACCTGATCCATCAAATACTTTATTGTATCTGTCATCGTCATTCGAATAAATATTCATctttgtttagggttccgtagccgaaggtcgccaacggaaccctatcaGGTACTAATGAACTAAGCCTCCGCTTTCTGTCCATgtgtgtctgtcagcgggctatctCGTGAACCGGTATAAGTAGAGAGTTGTGTGGTGATtggtgttggtgatgatgatagaaataaaacgtctgatcatgttgagcgtaaagcgtgtaataatcgagaatgcattaatacaatgtaacgtgcaacgttagcagttttggcgcaagctggtgttacaccgggcttacggttggagacacaccaagcctacactacacctctaccgttttttttttttttgaaagaaaaaaaacaaataaagaaatcttacacatAAAGAACTTAATCATAAAAAGGAATAGTTCTATTCTTATGCACTaatctaattttattatctataattATCTTAACATTTGGAGATACATCTTCTACCACTGGGTATGGACCTTTATATAAATTTTCTAGCTTTTTAGTATTCTCTTGCTTAACCAAAACCAAATCATCCTTTTCGTAATGgattggatttatttttatatcatatttaaattttcttgcttccttgcttttaattaaattatttctcgcATCACTTTGAGCTTTTTGTAATCTATATTTAAGTTCAAGAggataattttcaaagttatataAAGGTTCAACTTTTGATGTCAGATTGTTAGGCAATACACATGCATGGCCAAATACTAATTCATAAGgagtatatttagtttcactatGAACTGTTGTGTTGTACGAAAATTTCCAAAAGGGAATCCAAGAACTCCATGAATTTGGAAAACCGTTAGTTTGTATTCTAAGAAAATTACCTAACCCTTTATGTGTATTCTCTAACGCACCAATAGATTCATGATGATAAGCAGTCGATAACATTTTTTCAATACCTAAAATTGTACAAGTTTCTTTCATTATAGAACTAATAAATTCAGATCCTCTATCCGTGCCAATAATCCTTGGAACGccgtaagataaaataaatttttccacAAAAATTTTAGCAACCTCTTCAGCTGATTTTGTAACTAATGGGTATGcttctaaatattttgttaattcgcATTGAATTGttagtatatatttatatccaaaatcatctttatctataggaccaacaatatctaaaaatactttatctAAAGCTGAAGATGCTGTCGTAGTTACAGTTAGAGGTTCTCGAATATATCTATGATGCTTACACTTTTGACACTTaatacactttttaataaactcGATGACATCTGTTTCCATCCCTGgccaataataatactttttaatattgttaagtgTTCTCCTTACTCCTGCATGTCCACTTGTAGGTAACAAATGGAAATCATTTAATATAAGTTTCTTTTTATCATTATCACTTATTCTCTCcacattatttattacacaaaacctaagattttctttatttttacttttatcatcttttattttatttaacattgttttaatcattttcaagttatcttcatttttaattataacgagctcttttatatttatctCTTCACACATATCTTCCAATTCTTTCAACAAGTCGTCTCGCGTCCTTATTGATAAAGAATTTGGGTTCAAACATGAATAtatagtcaacttttccttaacgtacatgtagtttttatttcttgaaacgcgtttatttagtcttttattatttaaaatatctaacCACTTTCTCTTATCGATTAATGTCAGTTCCGTGTCATTAGTAGTCTTTTTTAGTATCTCAACAACGTTAGGTTGATCAGTCCTTACGTTGTCTACATGTTGTCTAAATGCCGGTACGTCcttgtttgtaataatattattattctcacATTCTCTCGCTTTCTTAGTCTGAGCACGTGTCATCACATTAACATTCTTCTCACTTACATACTTCTCATTCATACTCTTCAACTCATTAGATTCCACAATCATACGAGATAATGCATCTGCAGCTACATTACTCTTTCCCTTTACATACTCAACAACAAAATCATACTCTTCCAGACAAAGTCTAAATTTTGTTAAACGACTGGTAGGATTTCTCattccaaataaatatattaatggtTTATGATCTGTTTTTATCCTGAATTTACGAGCATATAAATAAGgcctaaaatattttactgacCATACTATAGCTAGTAGTTCTTTTTCTATAATCGGGTAATTTAGTTCTGCTTTATTTAGATTTCTGCTCGCATAAGCGATTGGTTTACCGTTTTTATTGCATAATACACTACCTATTGCAAAACCTGAACTGTCTGTttctaaaacaaattcattattttctaaaaaatctGGATAACTGGAGGAttaattagaatattttttaatgtgttaaaaGCCACCAACTCCATGAATCTCAAACTCATCAGCATAAAATTGTGGTtgatttctaagtttatttaatgAACTACGCTTAATAGCGCAAATTGATGCTCCAGTATCCACTAATAAGTCTACTGTCTGACCGTAACGCCTAAAATTCACCCAATTTATGCTATTTcctgataaaatgaatttaggGACGAAAAAATTTTTCTGAACTCTCGTTGTTTTCAGTTGACGAAGGAGCAGCATAATTTATTTTCCTCTGATTCCTATTTGTAAAAGCTCCTCGTGAACTCCTATTGTTATTTTGCCACTGATATGTAACACCACGACCTCGAGTTGGGTTTGCACCCCTGACCGCATTTCTGGCAGATGAAAAACCACGATTATAATAGGAATATCTTTGGGAATTATTATGAAAGTGATCGTTGTTATGAtacgaattattataatatgaccttGGATAATATTGTGGCCTTCccctattaaagttattataacCACGTCTACCACGAAATTGACCTCTTTGATATGTCATGAAAGGAGGAGGAGGATTCACTAAGGATTCGTCCTCCGCTGCTCTTATTGCATCTTTCAGAGTGCTATAGTTGCGTGCGGCTATGATCGTGCTTAATTTTTGGCTCCGCAATCCATCTGCAAACCGTTTTAtagcatttttttcatttaatggCCGCAAAATTTCGTATTTTGACGGCTCTCCGTCAGCCTGTGAAATCGTTAATTCTAcgaataatttttcaatttcctGTCCAAATTCTTCAATCGACTTATTGGCCTGAACGGTCGATTGTAGTTTACTTTGTAACGCTACATCGGATTTTTTAGTTAACAGATGCAATTTCATGTCCCGCAATAAAGATTCTACATCGTCGTATTTTGTATTAAGGCGTAGCTTAGCATTACGCGAAAGGCGTGTTTTCAAGATAAAATTCACAAGTAAGCATTTAGTTTCGGTATTTAACATCGAATTATAAAGTTCAATTGCATCTATTAATTTTTGCGTAACACTTTCATCGTCGGTCATAATAGGCAACAAGTTTACCGCGGTTTTCAAATCAAAACTTACCTTACTCTCCATCTTGTCTGTGGAAGTTTCCTgaaaattacacaaattaaaaatatccctATATAAACTCTCTACCTTATATTTAATTCCTAATACATATTTTTGAGTGTCCTGTGTATACTCGTTTTTATCGAATTTTTCTTGTACTATCCCTATTACTtctaaataactattataacatttatttgCCTCACTGTACTTTTTCACTAACAAGTCCCCTTTTCTTCTACTAGGTCCGATTTTCACTAAATAAGTCCTTAATTGATTTAATTGCACTAATATAGTATCTAATTGTTCTAATTccatatattaattttataagttcGCACTTAAGTAACAGGTGCAGTTCTCGGAAAAAGGTCACAGTACATTTCATTCACATCGTAGGTACACTGTTCACAAACACTGGGTCGGGTCACGTCGGCCAAATTTCTCGGAACGTCGCGTCGCGGGGCTCAAATATGCGCTGAAGTCACCATCTCCGGGGGCTTCGTTACAACATTCATATGGCCTGCATtcatttctcttcgtaagatattaattgatttttcttgacattttttataaaaataccatacaatagccatcatcattatcgacaacaccactattaataaaatatcacttaattCCAATTCCGAATAAAGTCGACTAGCGCTGGCCTCGCCATTGGCATTTTGCGCCACAACGATGGTTTCTTCTTTTGACTTGGAATATTTCTTCCCCATTTTGTAGCTTCATCGCTTCTTCTCAAGTCCTTAGGGCAGGGTCGCCATGTGGTGATtggtgttggtgatgatgatagaaataaaacgtctgatcatgttgagcgtaaagcgtgtaataatcgagaatgcattaatacaatgtaacgtgcaacgttagcagttttggcgcaagctggtgttacaccgggcttacggttggagacacaccaagcctacactacagttgattttttttaaagaacatgtaggtacctaattctaTTTTATATTGCCGCTGCAacaaagaataatattataaatttcaaaatgaacgCTGTGAAAATGTTAGTGTTGTGTACGACGGCACTGTGTGTGGCGTGCTGGCGTGCTGGCGTGCTGGCGTGCCCGACGACGCACGGACGGACAGGGCACTGATATACTAGGTATATGTAGAGGTACATTTCACCCCATTTATATTCCGAGTTTTAGcaccgttcagtagtttttgttGGTACTTAATTAGTAGAAATCATTGAATGTTAACTAAACAATTCATTACGCAAGTACTTATATGTATATGTCGGAGATACTCGGCAGTAATcgggacgcaaacgttgtctagtggcgttgatcgagtctacgcattatgacacaatctgggttaccatggacacgtaagaaaaacaatatggtttgaagatggtaagagaaacgacttgtgtacttgtgtagaatcgaatcccgcgttcctattaagccaacataataaccctgtagataaacgcccaatagaaggaaataAGACGATCCTAGAGCTATCTGCCGATATCAGAAGCGGGATCAGTGTTGGCACAGACCGGGAACAACGGGAACGGTAATGATAATTGGCATACACTGTTTGAACAACAGAACGAAAACATGCGTGAACGGATTGCCACCTTACAATAACCTAAAACCAAATTACCGTGGAGATTTACCCGAGTTTGATTACCTGATAATCAGGCACGGATTCAAGATTATGCACGACGAACGATTATGACGtatgaaatcaaaatcaaaataatttattcaaactaCGAGGATCCGAGCTATGGCGTTTACAACTAATATTCCTTTGCGGGACGAGCGCGACGAGGGCAGCTGGTGAGCGACACGTAGATGTCTGCGTCGTACAACTAATTTTAGGCATATTGGAACATAAAGGTGatgtaaatgcattttcttaagATTCCTGTGCTGAGTGCTCGTtgtttaaataaagttttacatTCAAGTTTAACGCTGAATGTGTTAATAATGTGGTTTCTGTAGCTGCTATTGGTCAAACACGAGTGTTCAGTACCTACGGAATGGATTTTATGTTGTGTACGTGACCGTTATACGTTAAAAGCTCTAAATTTAAATAGAAGTTACAAAATATGCacatgataaatttaaaaaaaatgccagTAGGTCATGTACCACTCGAAGAGAGTGATGTAAACAATCAGTAGAATGATCATGATCAGTAACAGCTCGAGTAGAGACTCTATCGGCCATATGAAGTTTGACCGTGCCAGTAGTTATTACGTAGTCGCAGCCCGGTAGAAATCGGTGTCTCTTGGGGCAACTTGAGAGTCCGTGGGCGCGCGATGCGCGTTTAGCTCTGGTGGAGGTCGGGGTCTTGAGAGACCGTAGCGCAGACAGGTGCGCGTGTGTATGGGAGATGCACACGGATGATCCACTGCGATGGATGTgagagtgaaaccgcaatccacgggggatggatgtgcgtgggcaattacaattgctcgttgatccactgtgatggatgagagagtgaaaccgtaatccacgggggatggatgtgcgtgggcaattacaattgctcgttgatccactgcGATGGATGTgagagtgaaaccgcaatccacgggggatggatgtgcgtgggcaattacaattgctcgttgatccactgtgatggatgagagagtgaaaccgtaatccacgggggatggatgtgcgtgggcaattacaattgctcgttgatccactgtgatggatgagagagtgaaaccgcaatccacgggggatggatgtgcgtgggcaattacaattgctcgttgatccactgtgatggatgagagagtgaaaccgtaatccacgggggatggatgtgcgtgggcaattacaattgctcgttgatccactgtgatggatgagagagtgaaaccgcaatccacgggggatggatgtgcgtgggcaattacaattgctcgttgatccactgtgatggatgagagagtgaaaccgcaatccacgggggatggatgtgcgtgggcaattacaattgctcgttgatccactgtgatggatgagagagtgaaaccgcaatccacgggggatggatgtgcgtgggcaattacaattgctcgttgatccactgcgatggatgagagagtgaaaccgcaatccacgggggatggatgtgcgtgggcaattacaattgctcgttgatccactgtgatggatgagagagtgaaaccgcaatccacgggggatggatgtgcgtgggcaattacaattgctcgttgatccactgtgatggatgagagagtgaaaccgtaatccacgggggatggatgtgcgtgggcaattacaattgctcgttgatccactgtgatggatgagagagtgaaaccgcaatccacgggggatggatgtgcgtgggcaattacaattgctcgttgatccactgtgatggatgagagagtgaaaccgtaatccacgggggatggatgtgcgtgggcaattacaattgctcgttgatccactgtgatggatgagagagtgaaaccgcaatccacgggggatggatgtgcgtgggcaattacaattgctcgttgatccactgtgatggatgagagagtgaaaccgtaatccacgggggatggatgtgcgtgggcaattacaattgctcgttgatccactgtgatggatgagagagtgaaaccgcaatccacgggggatggatgtgcgtgggcaattacaattgctcgttgatccactgtgatggatgagagagtgaaaccgcaatccacgggggatggatgtgcgtgggcaattacaattgctcgttgatccactgtgatggatgagagagtgaaaccgcaatccacgggggatggatgtgcgtgggcaattacaattgctcgttgatccactgtgatggatgagagagtgaaaccgcaatccacgggggatggatgtgcgtgggcaattacaattgctcgttgatccactgtgatggatgagagagtgaaaccgtaatccacgggggatggatgtgcgtgggcaattacaattgctcgttgatccactgtgatggatgagagagtgaaaccgcaatccacgggggatggatgtgcgtgggcaattacaattgctcgttgatccactgtgatggatgagagagtgaaaccgtaatccacgggggatggatgtgcgtgggcaattacaattgctcgttgatccactgtgatggatgagagagtgaaaccgcaatccacgggggatggatgtgcgtgggcaattacaattgctcgttgatccactgtgatggatgagagagtgaaaccgtaatccacgggggatggatgtgcgtgggcaattacaattgctcgttgatccactgtgatggatgagagagtgaaaccgcaatccacgggggatggatgtgcgtgggcaattacaattgctcgttgatccactgtgatggatgagagagtgaaaccgcaatccacgggggatggatgtgcgtgggcaattacaattgctcgttgatccactgtgatggatgagagagtgaaaccgcaatccacgggggatggatgtgcgtgggcaattacaattgctcgttgatccactgtgatggatgagagagtgaaaccgcaatccacgggggatggatgtgcgtgggcaattacaattgctcgttgatccactgtgatggatgagagagtgaaaccgcaatccacgggggatggatgtgcgtgggcaattacaattgctcgttgatccactgtgatggatgagagagtgaaaccgcaatccacgggggatggatgtgcgtgggcaattacaattgctcgttgatccactgtgatggatgagagagtgaaaccgcaatc is part of the Maniola hyperantus unplaced genomic scaffold, iAphHyp1.2, whole genome shotgun sequence genome and harbors:
- the LOC138404645 gene encoding uncharacterized protein yields the protein MELEQLDTILVQLNQLRTYLVKIGPSRRKGDLLVKKYSEANKCYNSYLEVIGIVQEKFDKNEYTQDTQKYVLGIKYKVESLYRDIFNLCNFQETSTDKMESKVSFDLKTAVNLLPIMTDDESVTQKLIDAIELYNSMLNTETKCLLVNFILKTRLSRNAKLRLNTKYDDVESLLRDMKLHLLTKKSDVALQSKLQSTVQANKSIEEFGQEIEKLFVELTISQADGEPSKYEILRPLNEKNAIKRFADGLRSQKLSTIIAARNYSTLKDAIRAAEDESLVNPPPPFMTYQRGQFRGRRGYNNFNRGRPQYYPRSYYNNSYHNNDHFHNNSQRYSYYNRGFSSARNAVRGANPTRGRGVTYQWQNNNRSSRGAFTNRNQRKINYAAPSSTENNESSEKFFRP